A DNA window from Arachis hypogaea cultivar Tifrunner chromosome 18, arahy.Tifrunner.gnm2.J5K5, whole genome shotgun sequence contains the following coding sequences:
- the LOC140181249 gene encoding uncharacterized protein, protein MTVGGASTSMPVVAAAVPIPDPPRVATVHVGVPPGVPDFEFEAGPDRVENAMWDDDSDDEPVAIGGDSDDDIPSAVDQHQNVEATFASQGLHDANALRKFQIGQSFQSKEEAVLSVKDYSIQRGVEYRVMESDHLKYQGRCKEFGNECTWLICVTLRKRKSTWEVRRYNRSHTCLATSISSDYKQLDYHVICVKIFPLVRADASVTIKVLQEAMEATYGFRPSYRKPLVSIDGTHLYGKYGGMLLLAIAQDENSNILPIPFALVEGENAESWSYFLSRLHWRHQIVVGDLPILIGHSVIGMLLQILPSAFKGQDARRLLVNAAYAKREAEFYYWFDIMRTENTIMCEWANRMEYKRWTQHKDGGRRYGHMMTNISECVNSVLKGTRNLPVTSLVKSTYLRLAELFIARGQTAEA, encoded by the exons ATGACGGTGGGTGGTGCCTCAACATCGATGCCTGTGGTAGCAGCGGCAGTTCCGATTCCTGATCCTCCACGTGTTGCGACTGTTCATGTTGGTGTGCCTCCTGGTGTTCCTGATTTTGAATTTGAGGCCGGACCAGATCGAGTTGAGAATGCGATGTGGGACGATGATTCGGATGACGAGCCGGTCGCAATTGGTGGGGACAGTGATGATGATATTCCGAGCG CCGTCGACCAACACCAGAATGTAGAGGCAACTTTCGCGAGCCAGGGTCTGCATGATGCGAATGCTTTGAGGAAATTTCAGATTGGCCAATCGTTTCAGAGTAAGGAGGAAGCTGTGCTGAGTGTAAAAGATTACAGCATTCAGCGTGGAGTTGAGTACAGAGTTATGGAATCAGACCATCTGAAATACCAAGGGAGATGCAAGGAGTTTGGTAACGAGTGCACGTGGTTGATTTGTGTCACGCTGCGAAAACGGAAGAGCACCTGGGAAGTTAGGAGGTACAACAGATCACACACGTGTTTGGCCACATCGATATCGAGCGACTACAAAcagcttgattatcatgtcataTGTGTGAAGATCTTTCCGTTGGTTAGAGCTGATGCGTCGGTTACGATTAAGGTGCTGCAAGAGGCAATGGAGGCAACCTATGGTTTCAGGCCTAGTTATAGGAAG CCGCTAGTCAGCATCGACGGCACACACctgtatggcaagtatggaggGATGCTGTTGTTGGCGATTGCTCAAGATGAAAATTCGAATATATTGCCCATTCCATTTGCACTTGTGGAGGGAGAGAATGCAGAGTCTTGGTCATACTTTCTATCAAGGCTGCACTGGAGGCACCAGATAGTGGTTggtgacctccccatacttatcGGGCATTCTGTAATCGGCATGTTGCTGCAAATTTTGCCTTCAGCTTTCAAGGGACAGGATGCAAGGCGGTTGCTGGTAAATGCTGCTTATGCAAAGAGAGAGGCAGAGTTTTACTATTGGTTTGATATAATGAGGACAGAGAACACGATCATGTGTGAATGGGCCAACAGGATGGAATATAAGAGGTGGACACAGCATAAGGATGGGGGCAGACGATATGGTCACATGATGACCAACATATCTGAGTGCGTTAACTCTGTTTTGAAGGGCACAAGGAATCTACCGGTGACGTCCTTGGTGAAGTCGACATATCTACGGCTTGCAGAGTTGTTTATTGCCCGGGGTCAGACGGCAGAGGCATAG